In one Parageobacillus genomosp. 1 genomic region, the following are encoded:
- a CDS encoding aspartate aminotransferase family protein translates to MVQVHQNEQWLAKDSQYIWHSMKPYNPDATLVVTEAKGCWVTDHTGKKYLDAMAGLWCVNVGYGREELAEAAYEQLKKLAYFPLTQSHVPAIQLGEKLNELLGDEYVIFFSNSGSEANETAFKIARQYHQQRGEYNRYKIISRYRAYHGNSMGALAATGQAQRKYKYEPLAPGFIHVPPPDSYRDNDQAENPRDLRSVKVIDDVMTWELSETIAAVIMEPIITGGGVLIPPEGYMKAVKEVCEKHGALLIVDEVICGFGRTGKPFGFMNYGVKPDIITMAKGITSAYLPLSATAVRKEIYEAFKGTEEYDYFRHVNTFGGHPAACALALKNIEIMERENLFARSKEAGERLLNELKNKLQDHPYVGDVRGKGLLIGIELVTDKDTKEPLDVSHVNKVIGICKENGLIIGKNGTTVAGYNNVLTLSPPLNIEDEDLSFLINTLTDALWKIQ, encoded by the coding sequence ATGGTTCAGGTTCATCAAAACGAGCAATGGCTTGCGAAAGATAGTCAATATATATGGCATTCGATGAAGCCGTATAATCCTGATGCGACACTGGTGGTGACAGAAGCGAAAGGATGTTGGGTTACCGACCATACAGGAAAAAAATATTTAGATGCGATGGCGGGATTATGGTGTGTGAATGTTGGATATGGACGTGAGGAATTAGCGGAAGCCGCTTACGAACAGCTAAAAAAGCTTGCGTATTTTCCGCTTACTCAAAGTCATGTGCCGGCCATTCAGCTTGGTGAGAAATTAAATGAGCTGCTTGGGGACGAATATGTCATTTTCTTTTCCAACAGCGGCTCCGAAGCCAATGAAACCGCCTTTAAAATCGCAAGGCAATATCATCAACAAAGAGGAGAGTATAACCGATATAAAATTATTTCCCGCTATCGGGCGTACCATGGGAATTCGATGGGGGCTCTTGCCGCAACGGGACAGGCACAACGGAAATATAAATATGAACCGCTTGCGCCAGGGTTTATTCATGTGCCGCCTCCAGACAGCTATCGTGACAATGATCAAGCGGAAAATCCGCGGGATTTACGGTCCGTTAAAGTAATCGACGATGTAATGACATGGGAGTTGAGCGAAACCATTGCGGCGGTAATCATGGAACCGATTATCACTGGAGGGGGAGTGCTAATACCGCCGGAAGGATATATGAAAGCCGTAAAAGAAGTGTGCGAAAAACACGGCGCCTTGTTAATTGTAGATGAAGTGATTTGTGGATTTGGCCGGACAGGCAAACCGTTTGGATTCATGAATTATGGGGTAAAGCCAGATATTATTACGATGGCAAAAGGGATTACAAGCGCGTACTTGCCGTTATCGGCGACCGCTGTTAGAAAGGAGATTTACGAGGCGTTTAAAGGAACAGAAGAATATGACTATTTCCGCCATGTTAATACGTTTGGCGGCCATCCAGCAGCATGCGCTTTAGCATTGAAAAATATTGAAATTATGGAAAGGGAAAATTTATTTGCGCGTTCGAAGGAAGCAGGCGAACGGCTGTTAAATGAATTAAAAAATAAACTGCAAGACCACCCTTACGTTGGCGATGTGCGCGGGAAAGGTTTGCTAATTGGAATTGAACTAGTCACCGACAAAGACACAAAAGAGCCTCTTGATGTTTCGCATGTTAATAAAGTGATTGGCATTTGCAAAGAAAACGGCCTGATTATTGGGAAAAACGGTACGACCGTTGCTGGATACAACAACGTGCTAACATTATCTCCACCGCTAAATATTGAGGACGAAGATCTCTCATTCTTAATAAATACGTTAACCGATGCATTATGGAAAATTCAATAA
- a CDS encoding NADPH:quinone oxidoreductase family protein, translating into MSEFKALVVNKTETDFTVNVQAVTMNDLPEGDVLIKVQYSSVNYKDGLACIPDGKIVKTYPFIPGIDLAGIVVSSNDPHFKEGDEVIATGYEIGVSHYGGYSEYARIPGDWIVPLPKGLTLKEAMALGTAGFTAALSIHRLEENGLSPEKGKVLVTGATGGVGSLAVSMLAKRGYEVVASTGKETEHEYLRELGAKEILSREDVCAEKIRPLDKQYWAAAVDPVGGRTLATVLSRIQYNGAVAVSGLTGGTDVPTTVFPFILRGVSLLGIDSVYCPMELRKQVWERMASDLKPDKLLESIAQEVTLEQLPEALSNILKGKLRGRTVVKLS; encoded by the coding sequence GTGAGTGAATTTAAAGCGTTAGTAGTGAACAAAACGGAAACCGATTTTACCGTCAATGTACAAGCTGTTACGATGAATGACCTTCCAGAAGGGGATGTCTTGATCAAGGTCCAATATTCCAGCGTAAATTATAAAGACGGATTGGCGTGCATCCCCGATGGCAAAATTGTGAAAACGTATCCGTTTATCCCGGGGATTGATTTGGCTGGTATTGTCGTTTCTTCAAACGATCCGCATTTTAAAGAAGGAGACGAAGTCATTGCGACTGGCTATGAAATTGGGGTGTCGCATTACGGAGGATACAGCGAATACGCCCGTATTCCTGGGGATTGGATTGTTCCGCTTCCGAAAGGGTTGACATTAAAAGAAGCAATGGCGCTAGGAACGGCAGGGTTTACCGCGGCGTTGTCGATTCACCGCTTGGAGGAAAACGGCCTGTCCCCGGAAAAAGGGAAAGTGCTTGTAACCGGGGCAACCGGCGGCGTCGGCAGTTTGGCAGTTTCGATGCTCGCAAAACGGGGCTATGAAGTGGTCGCGAGCACAGGTAAGGAAACAGAACACGAATATTTGCGTGAGCTTGGCGCGAAAGAAATTCTTTCCCGGGAAGATGTATGCGCCGAAAAGATCCGCCCGCTAGACAAACAATATTGGGCAGCGGCCGTTGACCCTGTCGGCGGGAGAACGCTTGCCACTGTTTTAAGCCGCATCCAATATAACGGCGCTGTGGCGGTTAGCGGGCTGACAGGCGGTACGGACGTTCCAACCACCGTTTTCCCGTTTATTCTGCGCGGCGTAAGTTTATTAGGCATTGATTCCGTTTATTGCCCGATGGAATTACGGAAACAAGTTTGGGAACGGATGGCCAGTGATTTAAAACCTGATAAACTATTAGAATCGATTGCGCAAGAAGTTACTCTCGAACAGCTTCCTGAAGCGTTATCGAATATTTTAAAAGGCAAACTGCGTGGAAGAACGGTAGTAAAATTGTCATAA
- a CDS encoding ABC transporter permease, with amino-acid sequence MTSILIAKLRLFLRKPWIFLAMTAVCVLMAFIIGTANQTKVKVPVYSHLPKKETNEIFRSLQHSNLFDFQLTDQNEVHKLVSEGKVEAGVELEKNDFRLIISSETANVSFIRQYVQKVYVDHIETKAISEHVSTHSNTHAEEVKKILNEAKKHPLFTFEKKSFHGEQPIMIDNQLQSIFGFSLFFVIYTVSFNVIQILVEKRERIWDRMILSPLKKWEIYTSNLLYSFVVGYIQVALIFSIFHFGIGVDFHGKFAEILLLLVPYVFALVALSIFLTGLVNNEQQFRAIISIVSVSMAMIGGAYWPLEIVSSKILLTLSKFVPVTYGMELLKGAAVYGNSISDLLYPISILFFMGVVLMGLGINLVERRNA; translated from the coding sequence ATGACTAGCATTTTAATAGCGAAACTTCGCCTTTTTCTTCGAAAACCATGGATTTTTCTTGCCATGACTGCTGTTTGCGTTTTAATGGCTTTTATCATAGGCACAGCAAATCAAACCAAAGTAAAAGTTCCTGTCTATAGCCATCTTCCTAAAAAGGAAACGAACGAAATATTTCGTTCTCTCCAACATTCTAATTTGTTTGACTTTCAATTGACAGATCAAAACGAAGTCCACAAGCTTGTTAGCGAAGGGAAAGTCGAAGCAGGAGTAGAATTGGAAAAAAATGATTTTCGCTTAATCATTTCATCAGAGACGGCAAATGTAAGCTTTATTCGCCAATATGTTCAAAAAGTATACGTAGATCATATAGAAACGAAAGCCATCAGTGAACATGTCTCTACACATTCGAACACGCATGCGGAAGAAGTCAAAAAGATACTAAACGAAGCAAAAAAACATCCCCTTTTTACTTTCGAAAAGAAAAGTTTTCACGGAGAACAACCGATTATGATTGATAATCAATTACAGTCAATATTTGGATTTTCTTTGTTTTTTGTCATTTACACGGTTTCTTTTAACGTTATCCAAATCCTCGTCGAAAAAAGGGAACGAATATGGGACCGCATGATTCTTTCGCCGTTAAAAAAATGGGAAATATATACAAGTAATTTATTATATAGTTTTGTAGTCGGCTATATTCAAGTGGCGCTTATATTCTCTATCTTTCATTTTGGAATCGGTGTCGATTTTCATGGAAAATTCGCAGAAATACTTTTGTTATTAGTTCCTTATGTTTTCGCTCTTGTTGCGTTATCTATTTTTCTAACAGGACTTGTGAACAACGAGCAACAGTTTAGAGCGATTATTTCGATTGTATCGGTTAGCATGGCGATGATCGGCGGAGCATACTGGCCTTTGGAAATCGTCTCCTCTAAAATTTTATTGACTCTCTCTAAATTCGTCCCTGTTACTTACGGCATGGAACTCTTAAAAGGAGCAGCGGTTTATGGAAATTCCATCAGCGATTTATTATATCCAATCAGCATTTTATTTTTTATGGGAGTCGTATTGATGGGGCTTGGCATTAATTTGGTAGAAAGAAGAAATGCGTAG
- a CDS encoding ABC transporter permease, protein MIGQFIKKQLLLFIRNRHELLVLLGMPLLLITILGLALGNIMKNDAPVIRAKIALIERGNEQADLQKFVHDLENLGIPPEQKQMMINAAKQMLPVTALKNDVLGSKELKPYITLVTAKPSELEKIRKDKSYTAIIEIPQQFTYSVLQSVFLGKKQQPTLSFYTNEQKEISAKIVEDIVTTFQERYSTFFALGKSGLLNSSFSMPAVHVQGKVESVTKREPINAITYYMVGMSVMFVLYIASNIGSYAFREKQLHVFNRILLANVSKWSYMIGIFISSVLLAFLQLSLLYGITSIIYHIRWPHVTAFFAVTLALCFAVGGLSVLLTSLNYRLNSEHMSNFFASIVVTIFSLLGGSFFPSNQLSGWIHTLGNLTPNGSSMTAYLKILQGYDLAEVTHSILYLCLFSMAMIIAAVFTFPKKGALS, encoded by the coding sequence ATGATTGGACAATTTATTAAGAAGCAGCTCCTATTGTTTATTCGAAACCGCCATGAATTGCTTGTTCTTCTTGGAATGCCGTTACTTTTAATTACGATATTAGGCTTAGCGCTCGGAAACATTATGAAGAATGACGCTCCTGTCATTCGTGCAAAAATCGCTCTCATTGAGAGAGGAAACGAACAAGCAGATTTACAAAAATTTGTTCATGATTTAGAAAATCTGGGCATACCACCTGAACAGAAGCAAATGATGATAAACGCAGCAAAACAAATGCTTCCCGTTACTGCATTAAAAAACGACGTATTAGGTTCTAAAGAATTAAAACCATATATCACGCTAGTGACGGCAAAGCCATCTGAACTCGAAAAAATTAGGAAAGATAAAAGCTACACAGCGATTATCGAAATTCCTCAACAATTTACGTATTCGGTTCTACAAAGCGTCTTTCTAGGAAAAAAGCAACAACCAACGCTTTCCTTCTACACAAATGAGCAAAAAGAAATCTCAGCGAAAATAGTAGAAGATATAGTCACAACATTTCAAGAGCGCTACTCCACTTTTTTTGCTCTCGGAAAATCAGGCTTGCTAAACAGTTCATTTAGCATGCCCGCCGTCCATGTCCAAGGTAAAGTCGAATCGGTCACAAAGAGAGAACCTATTAATGCCATTACTTATTATATGGTGGGAATGAGTGTCATGTTTGTCTTATATATCGCATCAAATATCGGTTCTTATGCGTTTCGCGAAAAACAACTTCATGTTTTTAATCGAATATTGCTTGCCAATGTATCGAAATGGTCTTACATGATAGGGATTTTTATCTCATCTGTACTTCTTGCGTTTTTACAGCTAAGTTTGCTGTATGGGATCACTTCGATCATTTATCACATTAGATGGCCTCATGTTACTGCCTTTTTTGCGGTCACTCTTGCCCTATGTTTTGCCGTTGGAGGATTATCCGTTTTGTTGACATCCTTAAATTACCGATTGAATTCAGAACATATGTCGAACTTTTTTGCAAGCATTGTTGTTACCATTTTTTCGCTTCTCGGAGGAAGTTTTTTTCCTTCGAACCAACTATCAGGCTGGATTCATACACTTGGAAATCTTACCCCTAACGGTTCCAGCATGACGGCGTATTTAAAAATACTACAGGGGTATGATTTGGCAGAAGTCACCCATTCGATTTTGTATTTATGCTTATTTAGCATGGCGATGATAATAGCAGCCGTATTCACCTTCCCAAAAAAGGGGGCATTATCATGA
- a CDS encoding ABC transporter ATP-binding protein, with protein sequence MILEAVELTKQFKQTKAVNGVNLFLEKGEIVGLLGPNGAGKSTTISMISTLIPPTSGDVRFNNESVLKNPKKLRKVLGVVPQEIALYTDLSAKENLYFFGRMYRLSGASLRKKVDEILEQIGLTERQNDLVKHFSGGMKRRLNIGVALLHEPEFIIMDEPTVGIDPQSRNYILETVKRLNQEKQMTVLYTSHYMEEVEFLCDRIYIMDKGSIIASGTKEEIKNILSSENTVQIKVERVNEPFIDALRAEPIINHVTVQDRLITILTPKEVNVFNMLFKLAEKTNTVFTSVDIQTPTLEDVFLHLTGRALRD encoded by the coding sequence ATGATATTAGAAGCGGTAGAATTAACGAAACAGTTTAAACAAACGAAAGCGGTGAATGGCGTTAACTTATTTTTAGAAAAAGGTGAAATCGTAGGGTTATTAGGTCCAAACGGAGCTGGGAAATCCACAACGATTTCCATGATCTCTACTTTAATTCCACCCACAAGCGGAGATGTCCGCTTTAACAACGAGAGCGTCCTCAAAAACCCAAAGAAATTAAGAAAGGTATTGGGAGTGGTTCCGCAGGAAATTGCTTTATACACTGATTTGTCCGCAAAAGAAAATTTATATTTTTTCGGAAGAATGTATCGCTTATCCGGAGCGAGCTTACGAAAGAAAGTCGATGAAATATTGGAACAAATCGGTTTGACTGAACGGCAAAACGATTTAGTGAAACATTTTTCTGGCGGAATGAAAAGAAGATTGAATATCGGAGTCGCGCTTTTGCACGAACCGGAATTTATTATTATGGACGAACCGACTGTCGGCATTGATCCTCAGTCAAGAAATTATATTTTGGAAACGGTCAAACGATTAAATCAAGAGAAACAAATGACCGTTTTATATACGAGCCATTACATGGAAGAAGTCGAATTTTTATGTGACCGAATTTACATTATGGATAAAGGCAGCATTATCGCATCAGGTACGAAAGAAGAAATCAAAAATATTCTATCATCGGAAAATACCGTTCAAATAAAAGTCGAAAGAGTCAACGAACCATTTATTGACGCGTTGCGCGCGGAACCAATCATTAACCATGTAACCGTCCAAGATCGATTGATTACCATTTTAACTCCTAAAGAAGTAAATGTATTCAATATGTTATTTAAGTTAGCAGAAAAGACTAACACTGTTTTCACTTCGGTGGACATCCAAACCCCTACATTGGAAGATGTGTTCTTGCATCTAACCGGTCGGGCACTACGGGATTAA
- a CDS encoding response regulator transcription factor: MFNILLVEDQALVRQGLKMMIEQDPQLKVVAEAENGLEALYEMQKHIIDIVIMDIRMPVMSGLEATKKIKERWPDVKILILTTFNDDEYAVQALKDGANGFLLKTAEQQKLIQAIYSCMKGGMTIHEDVAAKMMPKLLQKSKQAHVDIPLSPRELMIAKLVGEGKTNKEIAAELHLSIGTVKNHITQILQKLQLRDRTQLAIYAIKHDITP; the protein is encoded by the coding sequence GTGTTTAACATTTTACTTGTTGAAGATCAAGCGCTTGTCAGACAAGGATTAAAAATGATGATTGAACAGGATCCTCAACTAAAAGTCGTCGCAGAAGCAGAAAACGGATTAGAAGCATTGTACGAAATGCAAAAACATATTATCGATATCGTTATTATGGACATCCGCATGCCTGTGATGAGCGGCTTGGAAGCAACCAAAAAAATAAAAGAGCGATGGCCGGATGTCAAAATTTTAATTTTAACGACTTTCAATGATGATGAATATGCTGTGCAGGCATTGAAAGATGGGGCCAATGGCTTTTTATTGAAAACGGCTGAACAACAAAAACTGATTCAAGCGATATATAGCTGTATGAAAGGTGGAATGACCATTCATGAGGATGTCGCGGCAAAAATGATGCCAAAGCTATTACAAAAATCGAAACAAGCCCATGTTGACATCCCTTTATCCCCTCGTGAACTCATGATTGCAAAATTAGTAGGAGAAGGAAAAACGAACAAAGAAATTGCAGCAGAGCTTCATTTATCCATCGGAACGGTAAAAAATCATATTACACAAATCCTCCAAAAACTTCAGCTGCGCGATCGCACCCAACTTGCCATTTATGCCATTAAACATGATATAACCCCGTAA
- a CDS encoding sensor histidine kinase, producing MKLFILRSLMFAVLWTGYLYKHGQDLNQPALLWFICSLAILSYFLLSIVKEPFVLYIIIHFLIIVAEFRYPLPKNMYSLLLFLYIYLEAIFQLPIKKFRLLTIITFLCSAVIVIGLKSGEMEWLIALILFSIISALLNEYVLERKEQREMYEQLLGEYRRLKRLHYETERSARLEERTRIAREIHDSVGHKLTALLMQLEILSIQEPKQEYEQLKRLVRDSLEETRQAVKALKTEENEGIASVLQLIRKLESESHIMVHFTTKQGVLSTKISNQLSVVLYRVIQEALTNAMRHAHSREVFVVLGKSAVGDVHFSIKNRIFEPKPFQMGFGLTSMKERVEEVGGTLHIFQTNEEFIVQGTIPVKGDHRV from the coding sequence GTGAAACTGTTTATCCTTCGCTCGCTGATGTTTGCGGTTTTATGGACAGGGTACTTATATAAACATGGTCAAGATTTAAATCAACCTGCTCTTCTATGGTTTATTTGCTCACTTGCTATTTTAAGTTATTTTTTACTTTCTATTGTGAAAGAGCCGTTTGTTTTATATATAATCATTCATTTTTTGATTATAGTAGCTGAATTTCGGTATCCGCTTCCTAAAAATATGTATAGTCTTTTGTTATTTTTATATATTTATTTAGAGGCAATTTTTCAACTACCGATAAAAAAATTCCGCCTATTGACCATCATTACGTTTCTGTGTTCAGCAGTGATCGTTATTGGCTTAAAAAGCGGAGAAATGGAATGGCTCATCGCTTTAATTCTTTTTTCTATTATCTCTGCTCTGTTAAACGAATACGTGTTGGAAAGAAAAGAGCAACGGGAAATGTATGAACAGTTATTAGGAGAATATCGGCGTTTAAAGCGTTTACATTATGAAACAGAACGATCTGCAAGACTGGAAGAACGAACAAGAATTGCCCGTGAAATTCACGATTCCGTAGGACATAAATTAACAGCCCTTCTTATGCAGCTAGAAATCTTGTCAATCCAAGAGCCGAAACAAGAATACGAGCAATTAAAACGTTTAGTTCGCGATAGTTTGGAGGAAACAAGACAAGCTGTAAAAGCATTAAAAACAGAAGAAAATGAAGGGATTGCCTCTGTGCTTCAATTGATTCGAAAATTAGAATCGGAAAGCCATATTATGGTTCACTTTACGACGAAACAAGGTGTACTATCTACGAAGATTTCCAATCAACTTAGTGTTGTGTTATATCGCGTCATTCAAGAAGCATTGACAAATGCAATGAGGCATGCCCATTCAAGAGAAGTATTTGTCGTATTAGGAAAATCCGCAGTGGGTGATGTTCATTTTTCTATTAAAAACCGCATTTTTGAGCCGAAACCTTTTCAAATGGGATTTGGTTTAACGAGCATGAAAGAACGTGTAGAGGAAGTCGGAGGAACTTTGCACATTTTCCAAACTAATGAGGAATTTATTGTTCAAGGAACGATTCCGGTAAAGGGGGATCATCGTGTTTAA
- the dhaK gene encoding dihydroxyacetone kinase subunit DhaK: MKKLINDPNHVVNDMLEGMIAAYQNRLRRLPGTNVIVRNDAPVKGKVGIVSGGGSGHEPAHAGYVGKGMLDAAVCGEVFTSPTPDQVLEAIKAVNSGNGVLLIIKNYTGDVMNFEMAAELAEAEGIRVAKVIVNDDVAVEDSTFTTGRRGIAGTVFVHKIAGALAERGASLEEVEAAAKKVVQNVRSMGMALTPCTVPAAGKPGFELGENEIEVGIGIHGEPGIEKTMIKTADEIAETLLNKIFDDMKLEKGDRVAVMINGLGATPLMELYIVNKKVSEMLEEKQIHVYETFVGEYMTSLEMAGCSISLLKLDDSLIELLDAPADTIALKK; encoded by the coding sequence ATGAAAAAACTAATTAACGATCCGAACCATGTTGTCAACGATATGCTAGAAGGAATGATCGCAGCTTATCAGAATCGGCTGAGACGGCTGCCTGGTACAAATGTGATTGTAAGAAATGACGCTCCAGTAAAAGGAAAAGTCGGAATCGTAAGCGGCGGCGGCAGCGGACATGAACCGGCGCATGCCGGCTATGTCGGCAAAGGAATGTTAGATGCGGCGGTATGCGGGGAAGTGTTTACATCCCCAACTCCTGATCAAGTGCTAGAGGCCATCAAAGCGGTCAATAGCGGGAATGGTGTATTGCTTATTATCAAAAATTATACGGGAGACGTCATGAATTTTGAAATGGCCGCGGAGTTGGCCGAAGCGGAAGGAATCCGTGTCGCCAAAGTGATTGTGAATGATGATGTTGCCGTCGAAGACAGCACGTTTACGACAGGGCGGCGCGGCATCGCGGGAACGGTGTTCGTGCATAAAATTGCAGGAGCGTTGGCGGAGCGCGGCGCATCGCTTGAAGAAGTCGAGGCGGCGGCGAAGAAGGTGGTACAAAACGTTCGTTCCATGGGGATGGCACTTACTCCGTGCACCGTGCCGGCAGCGGGAAAACCTGGCTTTGAACTTGGAGAAAACGAAATCGAAGTCGGTATCGGCATTCACGGTGAACCGGGAATTGAAAAAACCATGATCAAAACAGCAGACGAAATTGCGGAAACGCTGCTAAATAAAATTTTCGATGACATGAAACTAGAAAAAGGCGACCGCGTCGCGGTGATGATTAATGGGCTTGGTGCTACACCGTTAATGGAATTATATATTGTCAACAAAAAAGTTTCGGAGATGTTGGAAGAAAAACAAATCCACGTCTATGAAACATTTGTCGGAGAATATATGACCTCGCTGGAAATGGCCGGCTGTTCGATATCGCTGTTAAAATTGGATGATTCCTTGATCGAATTGTTAGATGCGCCTGCAGATACGATTGCGTTGAAAAAATAA
- the dhaL gene encoding dihydroxyacetone kinase subunit DhaL: MAFGVEQAKRWISIANDHIQQQKQYLTELDQAIGDGDHGLNMARGFQEVVEKIASANYEDLGSLFKDVSMTLIAKVGGASGPLYGTAFLKMSMALAGKKEADDKELIAALEAALDGIKARGKANVGEKTMVDVWEPVMEFLREKGSLQAKEAALLAKEKMEHTKELEAKKGRAAYLGKRSIGHIDPGSASSYLLFAALAEELEG; encoded by the coding sequence ATGGCGTTTGGCGTAGAACAGGCAAAACGATGGATAAGCATCGCAAACGATCACATTCAGCAACAAAAACAATATTTAACGGAACTCGATCAAGCGATCGGCGACGGCGACCATGGGCTAAATATGGCGCGGGGATTTCAAGAAGTAGTTGAAAAAATTGCTTCTGCCAATTACGAAGATCTGGGCTCTCTTTTCAAAGACGTAAGCATGACGCTAATCGCGAAAGTGGGGGGAGCTTCAGGACCGCTATATGGCACTGCTTTTTTAAAAATGTCAATGGCGCTCGCGGGAAAAAAGGAAGCGGATGATAAAGAGCTGATCGCAGCGTTAGAAGCGGCGCTAGACGGAATCAAAGCGCGCGGAAAAGCAAACGTCGGCGAGAAAACGATGGTGGACGTATGGGAGCCGGTCATGGAATTTTTGCGGGAGAAAGGAAGCTTGCAAGCGAAAGAAGCAGCGCTGCTTGCGAAAGAAAAAATGGAACATACAAAAGAACTCGAGGCGAAAAAAGGGCGCGCCGCTTACTTAGGAAAGAGATCGATCGGCCACATCGATCCAGGTTCGGCTTCTTCGTATTTATTGTTTGCCGCTTTAGCGGAAGAGCTGGAAGGATAA
- the dhaM gene encoding dihydroxyacetone kinase phosphoryl donor subunit DhaM, whose protein sequence is MKYVSLVLISHSEDIVSGLKKLLNQVQPDVNIAVAGGNDGEIGTNAFRIKEAIESVYSEKGVVILFDLGSALMNAELAIEMLEKTDHIAIADAPLVEGAYIAAVEAGLGKSLDEVVRACEQAKQMVKVARSEAE, encoded by the coding sequence ATGAAGTATGTCAGCCTTGTATTAATTTCGCACAGCGAGGATATTGTAAGCGGGTTAAAGAAACTATTAAATCAAGTCCAGCCCGATGTCAACATCGCAGTTGCCGGTGGAAACGATGGGGAGATCGGGACGAACGCTTTCCGCATCAAAGAAGCGATAGAATCCGTTTATTCGGAAAAAGGGGTTGTCATTCTGTTTGACCTTGGCAGCGCTTTGATGAACGCGGAATTGGCGATCGAGATGCTCGAGAAAACAGATCATATCGCCATCGCTGATGCTCCGTTGGTGGAAGGAGCGTATATCGCCGCTGTAGAAGCAGGATTGGGAAAATCGCTCGATGAAGTCGTCCGGGCGTGCGAACAGGCGAAACAGATGGTGAAAGTGGCGCGTTCAGAGGCTGAATGA
- a CDS encoding LysR family transcriptional regulator → MELRQLQYFVEVAKREHVSEAAEALHVAQSAISRQIANLEAELGVQLFEREGRNVKLTPVGRHFLPHVETALKAIEYAKQQIEEYLDPERGTIKIGFPTSLASHTMPMVISAFKEEHPNVSFHLRQGAYRYLIEAVKKREIDLAFLGPVPTREMGIKGEILFSEPFAALLPSTHPLAKRSSLVLNELRNDPFVTFPEGYILHQIVLDACHQAGFSPVISSEGEDLDAIKGLVSAGIGVTLLPESAFYETVLRFAVKVPIEMPQVKRNVGIIISDHHELAPSVKVFYRFVKDFFAQLERYQ, encoded by the coding sequence ATGGAGCTGAGACAGCTGCAATATTTCGTGGAAGTAGCGAAGCGAGAACACGTTTCCGAAGCGGCGGAAGCGCTGCATGTCGCCCAATCCGCCATCAGCCGGCAAATTGCGAATTTGGAAGCAGAACTTGGCGTGCAATTGTTTGAGCGCGAAGGACGAAACGTCAAACTCACCCCTGTCGGCCGCCATTTTTTGCCACATGTCGAGACGGCGCTCAAAGCGATTGAATACGCCAAACAGCAAATCGAAGAATATTTGGATCCTGAGCGCGGAACGATCAAAATCGGCTTTCCGACCAGCCTCGCGAGCCATACGATGCCGATGGTCATCTCCGCCTTTAAAGAAGAGCATCCAAACGTGTCGTTTCATCTGCGGCAGGGGGCATACCGATATTTAATCGAAGCGGTGAAAAAAAGAGAAATCGATTTGGCGTTTCTCGGCCCCGTTCCCACTCGAGAAATGGGGATTAAAGGGGAAATTTTATTTTCGGAACCGTTTGCCGCACTACTGCCGAGCACCCATCCGCTCGCCAAGCGAAGCAGTTTAGTATTAAACGAGCTGCGCAACGATCCGTTCGTCACGTTTCCAGAAGGGTATATTTTGCATCAAATTGTGCTTGATGCCTGCCATCAGGCCGGATTTTCCCCGGTCATCTCGTCCGAAGGAGAAGATTTGGATGCAATCAAAGGACTTGTCTCGGCGGGAATCGGCGTCACCCTTCTTCCGGAAAGCGCCTTTTATGAAACGGTGCTGCGCTTTGCCGTCAAAGTGCCGATCGAAATGCCGCAAGTCAAGCGAAACGTCGGCATTATCATCTCTGACCATCACGAACTGGCGCCGTCGGTCAAAGTGTTTTATCGGTTTGTGAAAGACTTTTTCGCCCAGTTGGAGCGGTATCAATAA